From Streptomyces zhihengii, the proteins below share one genomic window:
- a CDS encoding glycosyltransferase family 4 protein, with amino-acid sequence MLGDTSPDGDTSSDNTSGDGTQAGGTSAGRPQAAGRPGRRALVLVENLSVPFDRRVWQECTTLRDAGWQVDVICPQGGKRDTEAEAVIDGVRIHRYPLRAATGGPAGYLREYGSALRHTFRLARAVGPVDVVHACNPPDLLFLPALWLKRRGARFVFDQHDLVPELYLSRFGRGKDLLYRAVCALERRTYRAADVVLATNESYRDVAVRRGGKRPEDVFVVRSAPDIDRFHPVPPEPELKRGKPHLLCYLGVMGPQDGVDYALRALAKLRDDHGRTDWHAVFVGAGDTFDAMVELSRRLGLSEQVQFTGRVPDADLVRYLSTADVCLSPDPHNPLNDVSTMNKVLEYMVMGRPIVSFDLKEARVSAGDAALYAPADDESAFAGLVAELMDDPEKRALMGKIGQERIGGKLSWRNSQASLLAAYAAACPDGAGPGGIGTGGTGRAGKRPGR; translated from the coding sequence TTGCTTGGTGACACCTCGCCCGACGGCGACACATCGTCCGACAACACGTCCGGCGACGGCACGCAGGCCGGGGGCACGTCCGCCGGCCGCCCACAGGCCGCCGGACGGCCGGGCCGGCGCGCGCTGGTCCTGGTGGAGAACCTGTCGGTCCCCTTCGACCGGCGGGTGTGGCAGGAGTGCACGACGCTGCGCGACGCGGGCTGGCAGGTGGACGTGATCTGTCCGCAGGGCGGCAAGCGGGACACCGAGGCGGAGGCGGTGATCGACGGGGTGCGGATCCACCGCTACCCGCTGCGCGCCGCCACCGGCGGTCCGGCCGGCTATCTGCGGGAGTACGGATCGGCGCTCCGGCACACCTTCCGGCTGGCCCGCGCGGTCGGACCGGTCGACGTGGTGCACGCCTGCAACCCGCCGGACCTGCTGTTCCTGCCGGCCCTGTGGCTGAAGCGGCGCGGGGCGCGGTTCGTCTTCGACCAGCACGACCTCGTCCCCGAGCTGTACCTCTCCCGGTTCGGGCGCGGCAAGGACCTGCTCTACCGCGCCGTGTGCGCGCTGGAGCGGCGCACCTACCGGGCCGCGGACGTGGTGCTCGCCACCAACGAGAGCTACCGGGACGTCGCGGTGCGCCGCGGCGGCAAGCGGCCCGAGGACGTCTTCGTGGTGCGCAGCGCCCCCGACATCGACCGCTTCCACCCGGTGCCGCCCGAGCCTGAGCTGAAGCGCGGCAAGCCCCATCTGCTCTGCTATCTCGGCGTCATGGGGCCGCAGGACGGTGTCGACTACGCGCTGCGGGCCCTGGCGAAGCTGCGCGACGACCACGGGCGGACCGACTGGCACGCGGTGTTCGTCGGCGCCGGCGACACCTTCGACGCGATGGTGGAACTGTCGCGGCGGCTCGGGCTCTCGGAGCAGGTGCAGTTCACCGGGCGCGTCCCGGACGCCGATCTGGTGCGCTACCTGTCCACCGCCGACGTCTGTCTCTCCCCCGACCCGCACAATCCGCTGAACGACGTGTCGACCATGAACAAGGTCCTGGAGTACATGGTGATGGGCCGGCCGATCGTCTCGTTCGACCTCAAGGAGGCGCGGGTCTCCGCCGGGGACGCCGCTCTCTACGCGCCCGCCGACGACGAGAGCGCGTTCGCGGGGCTCGTCGCTGAGCTGATGGACGATCCGGAGAAGCGGGCCCTGATGGGCAAGATCGGCCAGGAGCGGATCGGCGGGAAGCTCTCCTGGCGGAACTCGCAGGCGTCGCTGCTCGCCGCCTACGCCGCCGCCTGCCCCGACGGCGCCGGGCCGGGCGGCATAGGGACCGGCGGCACCGGCCGGGCCGGGAAGAGGCCCGGCCGTTGA